Within Telopea speciosissima isolate NSW1024214 ecotype Mountain lineage chromosome 8, Tspe_v1, whole genome shotgun sequence, the genomic segment GGGAGGGTATATCCATAGAAGAATTAGTTTATCACCCTTTTCGCcttttgagttaaaaaaaaaaaaaatttaatttgcaCATATGAGATTCATGGTATCTTTGACTATCAAAGTAATCTTTTATGACAATGGAGGTCATTTTCAACCTTAAAGAATAATTAATGGATCAGGAAACCATGGCTTGTCATTTTCCCCTCTAATTATTATTttgaaatgtaattttttttcctttttttctcaaTTTGGGTCCTCTATGGTCGAGTTGCCTGATAGGACCCTATTGCCAAGACACAATAAGGCGGTAAATGATCGCCTTActcccccactcgggcaaggcactcagacaggggtaagacgatcatttaccaccttgctgtgtcttgacaGTAGGATCTTatcgggcagctcgacagtagaggatcagggtccattttttcttcccataattaggaaaaaaaaaaagaagaagaagacaaatggAGCATGTAGGGTCATGATGCTATTGCCAGATAATACTCCCCTCTCCTCGGacaaactttttattttatataatttttttataaaaaaaataagccGTAATTAGGGGAGCACATCAAGAGAAAATtataaatcttttatttttgcacCTTGATTgttcttttgattttaaaataattatcTTTATcaagatattattttttaaatttatttaccGAAATAACTCAATCCTTTTTCGTAAGATGTGCGTGTAAATATGCCACTGAAATGAGTAAAGCTAAAGCAATTTAAGCACCTTCTTGCCTTTAGGCATAACCCACTCGATGTAATTAATATTTAAATCTagcaaaaggggggggggggggtggagaatTCTTGATTATTTAGGACTCATTATAATCCTATGCTATAGTAAATTTAGTTTTGTGTATATCCTCTCATTCTCTATGAAAAGTCTgattttttgagagagagagagagagagagagctttacTTTTAGATAAGTTGGTACTTTTTGAATGAAGGGTTTAGggggatcgagttttcctttaGACACGGTGAATCTATTTACCGCGGGGATTCAGATGTGTACAGAAAGGTAttaaaagggtattttagaaaacaTACTAATACCTTATaaggatttgtgaaccctatgaTAATGGGGTGAACCTTCACCAaatagtgaaggaaaactttctccaaagaTTGATGTTATAATGTTTGACTTAAAATGTAGACACCTAAtttaataatttgaaaatgttCCAAGCCTTTCTAAATGATAAAAAATTCAAACTAAGTCAAAAATTTCAGACTTAAAGTCTAAGAGGGAAGTAAGAGATCGATTGAGAGTGAACCAATAGAATAGATCCCACAGAGTCACAATAATGCTAGTTTGTTTGGACGCCATTGTTATTGAGCTCCGACCTCTTGAGTGTCTCTGAACcaataaccatgcatgcaccaACCACGTCTGAGTTGAACATATCACTCGTCACTATTGTATTGAAAAAGatcaaaataattaaaagcatTATCAAGTATTTATGTTGTATAAAACTATTTGTGCATGCATGCACTGAGAGTCTGAGATCGACTTGCTCtaatatcttcatcatttttttgtaGAAAACGAGAACctaaaataatacaaaaaaattaaaaatcacaaATAAGCAATCACACAATATATACAAGGATTTACGTGTTTCGGCAAGATTATCTACATACACAATGAAATGAGCTCtccttcactatcaatggagaatagggttataaCCGTTCGTTTtcacaccctttttttttttttttttggataactaatttatattaaaaaaaaaccaaaaaggaaaaattaaatatacaaaaaaaaaaaagcaaccaCCTAGAACCCCTTTGAAACAGGCTTAAAGAGGGAAATGAGAGGCCCCTATAACAAAAACGAGACAGGCTACGCATCAACAAAAGTGTCAAAAACAAGGAAGTTATAACCGATAGTAGATACAAAAATCAGCATCTCTCTTAACCAATTTACAAAGTTTCTCTGGGAAGTCAACCGGGTTGAAGAATAGTCTCCACATCATCCGTAGGTAAGGAAGCAATATAATTTGCTGGTTGATTCACCTCTCTCATtaattacagagaaagaaccctcgCTACAAATTTTTATAACAAACCCTATATACAAAAATTTATCGAAATACTCATATAATCCTAAAAAATTACCAATATAACCTCAAGGTCTTCTGCTCCTACGGCCTCTTAACGACctgaatacaagacatcaaaccCCCAACACCTTCatcaccatatatatatatatatatatatatatataaaattaaatcTGTATATTCATGgaatcatgcatgcatggtggAGGTTTAATAAGGGAATTAGAAAGATTCTCACCATCCCTCTTGACCAGCTGTGTTAGGTTCTTCATTGCAGTGGATTCTCATGATCAGTTCTAACTCTTCTTGGGAATCtcgagagagagaaaaagcttcatgaaaaattttctttatcAAATTTGCTTTGTTTTAAAGTTATTATAATTTGAGATCCAATGATCCAAGGTCGTGGCACATGTTTGTTACCACCAGTAGAACCTAAACTCAACTCAAGCTTTACGTAACCCGGCCATATATGCTTATCTGATCTTTCTGCTGGATTGATGACTCCATGGTGTATGGCACTGTCCCTATAGAACAGAGTCAAACCCTAATAATTTATCTGATATATATGGtctcaaaataataatattcatatTCCATAGAAGACAAATCTCTTGCATGCAAATTATATGGGAGCTTCTTCTCATTTGAGAATAGTTTTGTTTGGTTCATGGAAGGAATATGGTACCCTAGAAattcaactcttttttttttttagttataaaatatatcaaagaccttctattattattattattattattattttttggggctaaatattacttatttaatttattttaggaAACAATATTTTAGGTTTTAGTATATTATTTACACCAACTTCGGCATCATTACTTGAGGCTTAATTAGTAGGTCCCCTCACATGCTCATGTATAGTTGATATTTTAGGAATATATTCTTAAATCTtaaaggggggggagggatggATATGCTGCTGGTGTATATTGGTATCTCATACATCAAGTCAATCGGGGCACATGAGGGAGTCCAATATAATTTGTATATTGGGAGCCCACATGGTTAGTGAGGAGAGAGGGAGTGTATGTGTGTCAGAGAGCTAGTGTGCATTACCGGCCAGCCGCGTgcatgtcattttttttttattcttagtAGTAAAATAGTATTTTTTGTATGCGCAAGTAAAGATTCCAATGTTAATGGCCCACTTTGATAAGATTATCAAGATGGCCCAAATATTTTCTACATGCTAGTTTTGATGTGACACAAATCTTGTAGACATGTAGACCTAAGATCCTCTACTCACACgtaaaatttcaatttaaacaaaGCTtgtcaagtggcaaaataggactttgaaaattttgactATAAGAGAATATATAGTAGTGATCAAAGTATTGTAGACATGCATACGAAAATTCATGGGAATGCATATGCCAATACAAGCTAGAGAGAGGAATCAATTGAATAAAGCTATAAattggaccgagtttcccttcacccatggtcGAGAGAGAACCTCTTAATCTATGAGATTCTAACCTCTAATTGGATTGAGAAAAGATACTTCAAACTTCCACAACAGGAGTGGAAGATAATGATAACACTCACTATTCTAAGAATCCAATCAAAACGTAAAATAACTTTGGATGTAGAGATTCTCTCTTTCACACTTGATTGGTAATAAAAAACTTTCTactattttaaaaaacaaaaaaccttttTTAACTTTAactaaaaagtataaaattttaatttataacACTTCCAACACCTTATTATTGCACATTACTACctttttcaaattaaattcGTGGTGATGACACACTGTTTGTTCACTTTACCAGTGGGAGGAGGAGATTCTTTCTTCAATCTCTACGGATGAAGGGAATTTCAATCCTTTTAAAGAAAGTATTAGTTATGTTGAAGAAGCTTATTATCCCAAAATGAAATATATAGGAGAAAGATTTACACGTTATTTCAAAATTCGGATCAGATTCAGTCGAATCGGTCTAATCGAATCAGAATATATAGGACAGCCCTGATCACATGTTGAATTCCATGCATATTACTTCATCTGCCCCACATATTTGTTGTATACACCAACTGTTTAtataaattaattaggaatctttaTTTTTCGTTTGGTCTGCGTGTAACATCGGCCGTTTTTTCTTGTAAAAATGCTTCTCTTATGTACTCTACATGACAACGTCTTAGATAAATGTTGAACATTGCATGTACATGCTACATGCACATACATGTAATAGAGCCACACTCATGTAATGTGTGTGTTGTGAGAGAGAAGCCAAACTCATGTataagaaagagagacagagagaggtgGGATTAGCTTACTCTTTTTTAtggtgaaaaaaagaaaaacctttaAACTAAAAACAAGAAAGTGGGGAGCAgtctctgtgggggagcgtaGGGGCATGCACACACAGCAGCCAATGAGAACGTATTCTAGCATGTTGAGGGTTGGATTTTTTGCCTATCATgggggtagggcggtcattttgtcCCCCACTATGTCTGGGTGTGGCCTGTGGTCCCCCCATAGAGACCATTTTCCCAACAAGAAAATACATCCAAAATGTTCTCTGAGAAATTGCctcataatttattttttcgagCCCATATAGCTAACTTTATGAGCCCATCCAACAATTACCTTACTTTCTTTGTTAATATTTATGGAATTAAAAGAGCTGAAAAGAGTATTTACATTTATGGAAGGTTGTGCTTGACGCATTGGTCAAGTGCTCATTTACTGAATgcttggtcatgggttcaagtcctAGAAACAGCTTCTCTGAAAATAGaggtaaggttgtgtacatttgaccttccccagaccctcTTAAACGcaagagccttgtgcactggatacgGCATTTTTTATCCAACAAATACTTCTATGGCATTGTTACCCAACAATTTTGCTCCACTAACACCTTGGGTAAAGCCCTCTGGTCTCGGCTTCTCCTGGAGATCTGCATACCCATATCAAGAATAGTTGAAACAAACATATTAATTACTACTGCCCATCCAACTTTGATTTGATTGGGTATCAAAACTTTCCCCAGAAATCACTAGTGGATGATATATAGTAGATCAGTGTAGAAGTATAAAGGAAGATATAATGCATTTGATTCTTTATCATCTAAATGTCAACTCTGCAGCCCATCTTGAAATGCATCTAAGAAAGAGATTTAGTGACTTACAACTGAAAATAGTTAGATTCCTTGATGACCAAAGGAAGTAGTAGGTAGTGGTGGCCGCCATGGTgtaaaaaaatagtgaaaactTGGAATCACCACTCACCAGTTaattccccccctccccccaacccctTCACTTAAGGGGAAGGCAAGTCACATCGAAATCAATAGCCATTAAaggaataataataaataaataaaaaatgcatgGTTCGAAGTTCTAAGTTAGAGTTCAGAACACCCTGGTATTGACGTATCCCACGTTTGATTCAATTATTTTAAGGGTTATACTATCAATTAATGGCATGAGCTGATTTGAGAGATAGTTTAATACTTCCCTTAACAATGATAATCAAATGAaagttcttttttgttctttaataaTTACAAGAACAATGGCCTATGAAAATTACAGAGCAGACTACCCAAAAGATAATCTAAAGAAAAAATGATACAGTGAAGAGCTAGCTGGGTTGTGGGTATTTCCTGCTTCCTGCTTCCTGCTTCCTGCTTCAGAGAGGATCAGACAACtaaattattaattaaattttttttataaaaattttgggaaaaagcaGAGTTACCAAAACTTGCCAAGTAGTCGCAGAAACCAATCACAGAGAAGATTCCAGAAGATTTGTCCCTTGGCCCCCTTTAATTTAAAGGTGACTCtccattgttctctctctctcgtttttttaaaccctaaaaagctCCAAATACATGAGCTGGTAAGTAGTGTAAATGTAAACCCTTATGTGTTATGTGATTGTCTGATACTACATTATTGCTGCTTTGATGTTTGACCCATctcttttatcctttttttgaTTTGtcgtaaccttttttttttttttagctttttgGGGTTTTCATTCCAAATTTTTTTATGTAGTTTATCAAGGTATGTACTGTGTATTTGTAATTTTGTATCAGTGTTCTTCCTTTAAACAATCCAAAAATAATATAGTAACAATTGCACAGGTATTTAATTATGAATGTTTTGCTGTGGAGCACTGAGACTCTGAGGTTTTACTCTAATTTCTGCTGAGTATTGACCCACACGGCCACATTGCCACTCCTCATTAAATCCTACTGTCCCCCTTTTTCAACCCTTTTGTGGCTTTATATATATTTGCAGTTCCCTCTCACACCTTCTCTATGCTCACATTGCTTGCAAAGAAGTGATTCAATTCAAGCAAAAGTGCTGCCTTGTTTCCTGGCCAAACCCAAACTGTATTCTGTAGTGTTTGCCACTGACTTCTCTCTCTTGGACTGAATCATGTAATGAATTCTAGTATATTTGATGTTTGCTTGTGTTTCTGAGTACAAATCTGGTTTATCCTTTCCATCTGGGTACCTGGGTCATGTGAATCTTCCTGAACTTTAACTGATACCATCActctttagtttcttctttcaCTTGAATCAATGGTTAGACGTTAGATCCCTTCTCTTAAAAGTTTCAGCATTCAGATAGTTTTTCTGCCACACTCAACTCATGTAACtcatgtgaatgttagatttgcAATCTCTGTGGTGACATCCATAAGGACTATTTCTTGGTCCTCTCTGTTTGTTCTAGTCTCCTTCCTCtttaaaacccaataaaccatttCTCTGAGTTACacaaaaccatggaggagacCTTTATACCATTCCGAGGAATCAAGAATGATCTTCATGGTAGGTTGATGTGCTACAGGGAAGACTGGACGGGAGGTTTAAAGGCAGGCTTCAGGTATACATCTACTTCTTCTTgccttctttcttttaattttataggCTTCTTGTTATTGGTGAATTTTAATATTAAGTAGAGATcttatctatttttttgttatCCTAAAGGATTTTGGCTCCCACCTTGTACATATTCTTCGCTTCTGCAATCCCAGTTATTTCATTCGGTGAACAATTGGAGAGAAATACGGGTGGGTACCTTAAATAAATCCTTGCTCTAATTGGCTTTCGTCTCTGCTGGTCAACTTCTTATGAATTATGATTTCAAGCAAGAGTTTTTGGGAGTTTATCACTCAGAAACTCTACTTGTTTGTTGCAGATGGGGTTCTGACAACGGTTCAAACATTAGCATCTACTGCATTGTGTGGAATTATACACTCTATTATTGGAGGTCAACCTTTGCTGATTCTAGGAGTTGCCGAGCCAACTGTGCTTATGTACACATTCATGTTTAACTTCGCAAAAGATAGACCTGATTTGGGGCCAAAGCTTTTCCTAGCATGGACTGGATGGTAAACTGTTTAATCCTGTTTTACAGAGTAAAATGACACTATGGTTTTGATAGATCTGATTTGAGTCTTAGGTAGCCATCTGAATGTGCAGGGTATGTGTGTGGACTGCGATCCTTCTGTTCTTGCTGTCTATTCTAGGAGCTTGCTCCATTATCAATAGGTTTACTCGATTGGCGGGAGAACTCTTTGGTCTGCTAATTGCAATGCTCTTCATGCAGCAAGCCATCAAAGTAATGCAATAATTCTTAACTCTTTTCATTTTACTGTCTTTGGTTTATGTTTGAAAGTTTTAGTAGAAACTAGCCTTCCTTTTACCTTACACAATTGGTATTTTGAGTCGAGCTAAACTTGATTTTATCTAGACTTATCCGACTATTTAGATTGTTGCTGTACATTTTAATTAGTAATTTGCAGTGCCTTTAAACCACTCTCTCTTCTTAATAGCAGAATTTGTCAATTCTAACATTTGAGTTGTGAATGGGGTACTCTAGGGACTTGTGGAAGAGTTTCGCATACCCAAAAGTGCGAACCCAAAGTTAATAGAATTTCTACCTTCTTGGAGATTTGCGAATGGGATGTTTGCCTTAGTATTATCATTTGGCCTTCTGCTTACTGCATTAAGAAGCCGGAAAGCACGGTCATGGCGATACGGATCTGGTATGTCTATCAGAATTTAGAATATCTTTGATCCTTAAGTGTAGTCATAGTGACTTAGCTGTTCTGTGCTTTTATTTAGAAGGGGAGAAAATAACCATTCTACTCAATTGCCACCTAAAACTCAAATCCTACAAGACTTTTGTGCTTAAAAATCAGTTAGCTTTCTAAGAAACATATCTTTTATGTGGAAATTTTGAACTTGAGTCCTTTCACAGGTTCGCTTCGAGGTTTCGTAGCAGATTATGGTGTTCCATTGATGGTTTTAGTCTGGACTGCCGTTTCCTACATACCAGCTGGCAGCGTTCCCCCAAGGATTCCTCGGCGGCTTTCCAGCCCAGATCCATGGTCACCTAGTGCATATGAGAATTGGACTGTCGTTAAGGCATGttttatgttcatttttttatttctgtttcgGAAGTAAATAATTTTACTACAGATAGCTAGGTACATGTTCTCTTACCAGGTACTAATATGACTGATATTTAATTGATCAAACTGACAGGACATGCTAGATGTGCCCGTTCTTTACATAGTCGGAGCTTTTATTCCAGCCACGATGATTGCGGTGCTGTACTATTTTGACCATAGTGTAGCATCTCAACTGGCTCAGCAGAAAGAATTCAATTTGAGGAAGCCAGCTTCTTTTCATTATGATTTACTTCTTTTGGGGTTCATGGTATGAAAATCTCTCTCATTGCATGCTTTCATTTCTTACACACTGTTGTTTCTTATTTTGTGATACATGGATGATAGGTCATATTATGTGGTCTTCTTGGAATCCCTCCATCAAATGGTGTCATCCCACAATCTCCAATGCATACAAAGAGTTTAGCTACACTCAAGCACCAGGTAAGTCATCTAGAACCACCTCTATGGAATTCACACACAGATAAGGCCTATTAGATTGTTGAGGATCCTTGAGCTTACCCATCAGTCATGGTTGATCCAGTAATTCAATTAAATGTTACTTGATGTTCTCAGAA encodes:
- the LOC122671762 gene encoding probable boron transporter 2 isoform X3; amino-acid sequence: MEETFIPFRGIKNDLHGRLMCYREDWTGGLKAGFRILAPTLYIFFASAIPVISFGEQLERNTDGVLTTVQTLASTALCGIIHSIIGGQPLLILGVAEPTVLMYTFMFNFAKDRPDLGPKLFLAWTGWVCVWTAILLFLLSILGACSIINRFTRLAGELFGLLIAMLFMQQAIKGLVEEFRIPKSANPKLIEFLPSWRFANGMFALVLSFGLLLTALRSRKARSWRYGSGSLRGFVADYGVPLMVLVWTAVSYIPAGSVPPRIPRRLSSPDPWSPSAYENWTVVKDMLDVPVLYIVGAFIPATMIAVLYYFDHSVASQLAQQKEFNLRKPASFHYDLLLLGFMVILCGLLGIPPSNGVIPQSPMHTKSLATLKHQLLRNRLVATARKIMGKNASLGQLYGGMQEAYQQMQTPLIYQQPAAQGLKELKESTIQLASSMGNIDAPVDETVFDVEKDIDDLLPIEVKEQRLSNLLQSLMVGGCVAAMPFLKMIPTSVLWGYFAFMAIESLPGNQFWERILLLFTAPSRRYKVLEECHATFVETVPFTTIAFFTLFQTAYLLICFGITWIPIAGLLFPLMIMLLVPVRQYILPKFFKGAFLSDLDAAEYEEAPPALTMNLATEGEMVVRASFAEEELLDDLITRSRGEIKHIYSPKLTSSTATPAKDPKSIQSPRISNTAYSPRISELRGDKSPQLSGRGPNSPRTGEAKPSTLGQSARNSTSN
- the LOC122671762 gene encoding probable boron transporter 2 isoform X1, giving the protein MEETFIPFRGIKNDLHGRLMCYREDWTGGLKAGFRILAPTLYIFFASAIPVISFGEQLERNTDGVLTTVQTLASTALCGIIHSIIGGQPLLILGVAEPTVLMYTFMFNFAKDRPDLGPKLFLAWTGWVCVWTAILLFLLSILGACSIINRFTRLAGELFGLLIAMLFMQQAIKGLVEEFRIPKSANPKLIEFLPSWRFANGMFALVLSFGLLLTALRSRKARSWRYGSGSLRGFVADYGVPLMVLVWTAVSYIPAGSVPPRIPRRLSSPDPWSPSAYENWTVVKDMLDVPVLYIVGAFIPATMIAVLYYFDHSVASQLAQQKEFNLRKPASFHYDLLLLGFMVILCGLLGIPPSNGVIPQSPMHTKSLATLKHQLLRNRLVATARKIMGKNASLGQLYGGMQEAYQQMQTPLIYQQPAATVGLKELKESTIQLASSMGNIDAPVDETVFDVEKDIDDLLPIEVKEQRLSNLLQSLMVGGCVAAMPFLKMIPTSVLWGYFAFMAIESLPGNQFWERILLLFTAPSRRYKVLEECHATFVETVPFTTIAFFTLFQTAYLLICFGITWIPIAGLLFPLMIMLLVPVRQYILPKFFKGAFLSDLDAAEYEEAPPALTMNLATEGEMVVRASFAEEELLDDLITRSRGEIKHIYSPKLTSSTATPAKDPKSIQSPRISNTAYSPRISELRGDKSPQLSGRGPNSPRTGEAKPSTLGQSARNSTSN
- the LOC122671762 gene encoding probable boron transporter 2 isoform X2: MEETFIPFRGIKNDLHGRLMCYREDWTGGLKAGFRILAPTLYIFFASAIPVISFGEQLERNTDGVLTTVQTLASTALCGIIHSIIGGQPLLILGVAEPTVLMYTFMFNFAKDRPDLGPKLFLAWTGWVCVWTAILLFLLSILGACSIINRFTRLAGELFGLLIAMLFMQQAIKGLVEEFRIPKSANPKLIEFLPSWRFANGMFALVLSFGLLLTALRSRKARSWRYGSGSLRGFVADYGVPLMVLVWTAVSYIPAGSVPPRIPRRLSSPDPWSPSAYENWTVVKDMLDVPVLYIVGAFIPATMIAVLYYFDHSVASQLAQQKEFNLRKPASFHYDLLLLGFMVILCGLLGIPPSNGVIPQSPMHTKSLATLKHQLLRNRLVATARKIMGKNASLGQLYGGMQEAYQQMQTPLIYQQPAATGLKELKESTIQLASSMGNIDAPVDETVFDVEKDIDDLLPIEVKEQRLSNLLQSLMVGGCVAAMPFLKMIPTSVLWGYFAFMAIESLPGNQFWERILLLFTAPSRRYKVLEECHATFVETVPFTTIAFFTLFQTAYLLICFGITWIPIAGLLFPLMIMLLVPVRQYILPKFFKGAFLSDLDAAEYEEAPPALTMNLATEGEMVVRASFAEEELLDDLITRSRGEIKHIYSPKLTSSTATPAKDPKSIQSPRISNTAYSPRISELRGDKSPQLSGRGPNSPRTGEAKPSTLGQSARNSTSN